In a single window of the Mustela nigripes isolate SB6536 chromosome 17, MUSNIG.SB6536, whole genome shotgun sequence genome:
- the KCTD15 gene encoding BTB/POZ domain-containing protein KCTD15, translating into MPHRKERPSGSSLHTHSSAGTAEGGSMSRLSLTRSPVSPLAAQGIPLPAQLTKSNAPVHIDVGGHMYTSSLATLTKYPDSRISRLFNGTEPIVLDSLKQHYFIDRDGEIFRYVLSFLRTSKLLLPDDFKDFSLLYEEARYYQLQPMVRELERWQQEQEQRRRSRACDCLVVRVTPDLGERIALSGEKALIEEVFPETGDVMCNSVNAGWNQDPTHVIRFPLNGYCRLNSVQVLERLFQRGFSVAASCGGGVDSSQFSEYVLCREERRPQPTPTAVRIKQEPLD; encoded by the exons ATGCCTCACCGCAAGGAGCGGCCGAGCGGGTCCTCGCTTCACACCCACAGCAGCGCCGGCACTGCG GAGGGAGGAAGCATGTCCCGGTTATCTCTTACCCGGTCGCCCGTGTCTCCCCTGGCCGCCCAGGGCATCCCACTGCCCGCCCAGCTCACCAAGTCCAACGCACCTGTGCACATCGACGTGGGCGGCCACATGTACACCAGCAGCCTGGCCACGCTCACCAAGTACCCCGACTCCAG aATAAGCCGCCTCTTCAATGGCACCGAGCCCATCGTCCTGGACAGTCTGAAGCAACACTATTTCATCGACAGGGATGGGGAGATTTTCCGCTACGTCCTGAGCTTCCTGCGGACGTCCAAACTGCTGCTCCCGGATGACTTCAAG GACTTCAGCCTGCTGTATGAGGAGGCCCGGTATTACCAGCTGCAGCCCATGGTGCGGGAGCTGGAGCGCtggcagcaggagcaggagcagcggCGCCGCAGCCGCGCCTGTGACTGCCTGGTGGTGCGGGTCACGCCGGACTTGGGGGAGCGCATCGCGCTCAGCGGTGAGAAGGCCCTCATCGAGGAGGTCTTCCCTGAGACGGGGGACGTCATGTGCAACTCTGTCAACGCCGGCTGGAACCAGGACCCCACGCACGTCATCCGCTTCCCGCTCAACGGCTACTGCCGGCTCAACTCTGTGCAG GTGCTGGAGAGGCTGTTCCAGAGGGGTTTCAGTGTGGCTGCGTCCTGCGGGGGTGGTGTGGACTCCTCCCAGTTCAGCGAGTACGTGCTCTGCCGGGAGGAGCGGCGGCCGCAGCCCACCCCCACCGCGGTCCGGATAAAGCAGGAGCCCCTGGACTAG